The genome window CCAGCTCGTACGCATAGGCAGCCCGGTGCTCGGCCAGCACCGCGAGCCGTGCCCCCTCCAGGCCGGTATCTCGCTGCAGGGGCACATCGACCGGGCAGGCGGGCGCGCCGTCGTACTGGGCATCAGGCACCGGGATGGACGGAAGACTGACGCCCATGCTTCCCGCAAGCGACCTTGCCTGCAGCCATTGCGCCGTCGCTACGGAGGCCAGCACCCGGGCCGGACCGGGCTCGGCAGTCGCGGCAGCGTTGAATGCCTTCGTGTAGGACAGGGCGAGGTCGATGAGCAGATCCCGAGGCTGCACGGCGGGCGCGGCCGAGGGAGAAGTTGACGGCGATTCCCGGGCGTCGTTCCCGGTATCGCTGAAGGCGGAAGGCGGAGGCTCCGTGGCGTCGTCGGGCAGTTGAAGCGCCGCTGCGTGAAGATCGAAGATCGTCGCCATGGACTCATAGGGCGGCGAATCAGCGGCGGTCGCCTCGCCCGCCAGAGCCCGCGCAGTTGACGCCAGGCTCCGGGCTGCACCGGCGCTGTCCGCCAGCGCAAGCTCGGTGGGGGTGGGTTCCTCGCGCGGCTCGGTGCCGATCACCAGGCCGATACATGCGACCATCACCAGGACAAGGAGCAGCACGATGAAACGGAAGAAGCGGCGCACACCCCTACCGAAGCCGCTGCCACCTCGAGCGGTACGGTTGCGGGAGTGCGTCACAACCGATCATCTTGCCATGTCATACCTGGCTGCGGTGTCCCGTTCACCGACCTGTCATAAAGTCGTTAGGGTAGTAGTCACAAGATTATTGAGCGGGAGGCGGAAGTGACGGTTCGTTCCGGGAAGCCGGTTGGGTCCGGGAAGCAGAGTTCCGCCGGAAGGCAAGGCGCTCCGGCACGTCGCCAGGGCCAGAACCTGTCCAACGTTGACGTCGCTGCCGAGGCGCAGCGGCTCCGTGAATTCCTGCGCCCCACCGTTGAACAGCACAACCTCCTGCTGGAGGATGTCGAGGTGCGCGTCACCGGGGGCACCCGCACATTGAACGTTGTAGTGGATGTATCCGACGACGGTGTGGACGGCGTGAGCCTCGATACCGTCTCGGAGGTCTCCCAAAGCATCTCGGACGCTTTGGACAAGGATCCGGAAGACGACGGACAGCCCTACAATCTCGAGGTTTCCTCGCCCGGGGTCTCGCGGCCGCTGACCCAGCCGCGACACTGGCGACGCAACATCGGCCGGCTGGTGGTGGTCAAACTGACCGACGGCGATACCCTTGAGGGCCGCCTTCTTGATGCGCAGGACGCTTCGGTGCTGATCCGACCCCTCCTGCCGGCGCAAAAGGGCACCAAGCCGAAGTTCGGCGAGGACCGGGAAATTGCTTACGACACGATCCGCAAGGGTACGGTCCAGGTCGAATTCGCACACACAGATGCCGATGAACCCGGCGGCGACAATGACTGACACCACCGCTGGCTGCTGAGGAGGCCCCAATGGATATAGATATGAGCGCTCTGCGGCTGTTGGAACGCGAGCGGGAGATTCCGCTGGACCTGCTGATCCCCACCATCGAGCAGGCTCTGCTGGTCGCCTACCACAAGACCACCGGGGCGCAGGAGATGGCCCGGGCCGAGCTCGACCGGCGAACAGGCCACGTCACCATCTGGGCAACGGAAACCGACGACGACGGCGTTGCAGTCGGTGAGTACGACGACACCCCTTCCGGCTTCGGCCGGATCGCGGCCAGCACCGCGCGGCAGATCATCCTGCAGCGGCTGCGCGACGCAGAGGACGACAACATCCTGGGCGAGTTCCGCGGCAAGGAAGGCGAACTGGTCGCGGGAATGATCCAGCAGGGGAACAATCCGCACATGATCCAGGTGAACCTCGGATCAGTGGAAGCGCTGCTCCCGCCGCCCGAACAGGTACCTGGAGAGAAATACCTTCACGGAACCAGGCTCCGTGCCTACGTGGTGGACGTACACCGGGGAATGAAAGGGCCTTCCATCACGTTGTCCCGTTCGCACCCCAATCTGGTGCGGAAGCTCTTCGAACTGGAAGTTCCTGAAATTGCGGACAAGACCGTGGAGATTGTTGCGCTGGCCCGAGAAGCGGGGCACCGCACCAAGATCGCGGTCAAGGCCAATGTTCCGGGAGTCAACGCCAAGGGTGCATGCATCGGCGAGATGGGTTCCCGCGTTCGCGCCGTGATGAATGAACTGAACGACGAGAAGATCGACATCGTTGATTACAGCGATGACCCGGCAACCTTCATCGCCAGCTCACTGTCGCCGTCGCGCGTG of Arthrobacter sp. JZ12 contains these proteins:
- the rimP gene encoding ribosome maturation factor RimP; the protein is MTVRSGKPVGSGKQSSAGRQGAPARRQGQNLSNVDVAAEAQRLREFLRPTVEQHNLLLEDVEVRVTGGTRTLNVVVDVSDDGVDGVSLDTVSEVSQSISDALDKDPEDDGQPYNLEVSSPGVSRPLTQPRHWRRNIGRLVVVKLTDGDTLEGRLLDAQDASVLIRPLLPAQKGTKPKFGEDREIAYDTIRKGTVQVEFAHTDADEPGGDND
- a CDS encoding DUF4439 domain-containing protein; amino-acid sequence: MTHSRNRTARGGSGFGRGVRRFFRFIVLLLVLVMVACIGLVIGTEPREEPTPTELALADSAGAARSLASTARALAGEATAADSPPYESMATIFDLHAAALQLPDDATEPPPSAFSDTGNDARESPSTSPSAAPAVQPRDLLIDLALSYTKAFNAAATAEPGPARVLASVATAQWLQARSLAGSMGVSLPSIPVPDAQYDGAPACPVDVPLQRDTGLEGARLAVLAEHRAAYAYELAAARAPEPQEYLPRMAEHDDAASSGSAVLAQQCVAEPLPAVAYSLTGDFLADTGRSLQLLEGAMVETYADLVGVSRTGIVRTWAIRRLADTAQHAIETGAGQSPATGLPAFPGIAADEYPRLEEPGR
- the nusA gene encoding transcription termination factor NusA, with protein sequence MDIDMSALRLLEREREIPLDLLIPTIEQALLVAYHKTTGAQEMARAELDRRTGHVTIWATETDDDGVAVGEYDDTPSGFGRIAASTARQIILQRLRDAEDDNILGEFRGKEGELVAGMIQQGNNPHMIQVNLGSVEALLPPPEQVPGEKYLHGTRLRAYVVDVHRGMKGPSITLSRSHPNLVRKLFELEVPEIADKTVEIVALAREAGHRTKIAVKANVPGVNAKGACIGEMGSRVRAVMNELNDEKIDIVDYSDDPATFIASSLSPSRVSSVTITDEKTRSARVVVPDYQLSLAIGKEGQNARLAAKLTGWRIDIASDAAGA